A genome region from Hevea brasiliensis isolate MT/VB/25A 57/8 chromosome 7, ASM3005281v1, whole genome shotgun sequence includes the following:
- the LOC131181377 gene encoding uncharacterized protein LOC131181377 — MTENFYCAKKLVQALGLPVEKIHCCTNGCMLYWDEDSELTNCKFCDHPRFKQHSRGSSNFQTNVPHKKMYYFPLTQRLQRLYASNATAKEMRWHAEHDHKDGVMRHCSDATTWKHFNKTHPSFAAEVWNVRLGLCTDGFQPFGQSGQQYSSWPVIVTPYNFPPWLCMKEEYMFLTIIVPGPRNPKDKLDVHLRPLIAKLKQLWEVGVETYDASKKNNFNMRVALLWTISDFPAYSMLSGWSTKSKTACPYCRGDSDAFTLTKGGKQSWFDNHHMGADENNNCKAKNTGWKRWSIFWDFPYWSTNMLCHNLDVMHTEKNVFENIFNTMMNVEGKTKDNAKSMEDLKEFCHRPVLERDMATGKYPKACYTLDKQSKVVLCEWLKNLRFPDGYVSNMGRCIDMQKLKLFGMKSHDCHVFMQRLLLIAFRELLPKYVWQALTKLSNFFRELTSTTLRVEAMLQLNEEIPIILCKLERIFTPSFFDSMEHLPVHLAFEA; from the exons ATGACTGAAAACTTTTACTGTGCAAAGAAGTTGGTCCAAGCATTGGGCCTACCTGTTGAGAAGATTCATTGTTGTACTAATGGATGTATGTTATATTGGGATGAAGATAGTGAGTTAACAAATTGCAAATTTTGTGACCATCCACGGTTCAAACAACATAGTCGAGGCTCTTCTAATTTTCAAACCAATGTCCCACATAAGAAAATGTACTACTTTCCTCTCACACAGAGATTGCAAAGATTATATGCTTCGAATGCAACAGCAAAAGAAATGAGATGGCATGCTGAGCATGACCATAAAGATGGGGTAATGCGTCATTGTTCAGATGCAACTACATGGAAGCATTTTAATAAAACACATCCTTCATTTGCTGCTGAGGTTTGGAATGTAAGGCTAGGCCTGTGCACCGATGGGTTTCAACCATTTGGTCAGTCTGGACAACAATATTCATCTTGGCCAGTCATTGTCACTCCTTACAATTTTCCTCCTTGGTTATGTATGAAGGAAGAGTATATGTTCCTAACGATAATAGTTCCTGGTCCAAGAAACCCAAAAGACAAATTGGATGTGCACTTACGGCCCCTTATTGCAAAGTTGAAACAGCTGTGGGAAGTTGGAGTTGAGACATATGATGCATCAAAGaagaataattttaatatgaGGGTTGCGTTATTATGGACAATAAGTGATTTCCCTGCATATTCAATGTTATCCGGTTGGAGCACAAAAAGCAAGACTGCTTGTCCATATTGTAGGGGCGATTCAGATGCATTCACATTGACAAAGGGTGGTAAACAATCATGGTTTGATAATCACC ATATGGGTGCAGATGAGAATAACAATTGCAAAGCAAAAAACACGGGTTGGAAGAGATGGAGCATTTTTTGGGATTTTCCATATTGGAGTACTAACATGCTTTGCCACAACCTGGATGTCATGCATACGGAGAAAAAtgtatttgaaaatatttttaatactatgATGAATGTTGAAGGGAAGACAAAGGACAATGCAAAATCAATGGAAGATTTGAAAGAGTTTTGTCACCGACCTGTGTTAGAGAGGGATATGGCAACAGGAAAGTATCCTAAAGCATGTTACACGTTAGACAAACAATCAAAAGTAGTGTTGTGTGAATGGCTTAAAAATCTTAGATTCCCAGATGGTTATGTGTCAAACATGGGCAGGTGTATAGACATGCAAAAACTAAAGTTGtttgggatgaaaagccatgattGTCATGTCTTTATGCAAAGATTACTCCTAATAGCATTTAGGGAATTGCTTCCAAAATATGTGTGGCAAGCATTGACCAAATTGAGCAATTTCTTTAGAGAGTTAACTTCAACAACACTTAGAGTAGAAGCCATGTTACAGCTCAATGAAGAGATTCCTATAATATTATGTAAACTAGAGCGTATATTCACTCCAAGTTTCTTTGACTCCATGGAACATCTCCCAGTGCATTTGGCTTTTGAAGCATAG